Proteins from a single region of Allocatelliglobosispora scoriae:
- a CDS encoding alpha/beta hydrolase family protein: protein MRIRRHALVAAALCLALAGCGSSANDPQPVAGSPAASGEALPAGTDEPVGLSATQLPAPSPTAGPRAPTKTFAIGTRSLSLSRSGRSLPTTVWYPATSKGSNTPVAAGVFPVLVFSHGLNGLPEYYQQLTTRFAAAGFVVAAPAYPFTKKGASPFNAGDMGNQPADASYVVTKVLELNTRSGDRFAGHLDGSHVGAAGHSAGGFTTAGMLASGKRDTRIKAGIVIAGGPMGTFSGPRTPVLFVHGDKDGTVSWATGHNAYAKLSWPKAFLTEIGQGHGEYLGPGAKGFDQMMRTMLDFLRWALYGDTTAKGRLAKGAVTSGVTRYESKL, encoded by the coding sequence GTGCGCATTCGCCGTCACGCTCTCGTCGCAGCAGCTCTGTGCCTCGCCCTCGCGGGCTGCGGATCCAGCGCCAACGATCCGCAGCCCGTCGCGGGCTCTCCTGCCGCGTCGGGGGAAGCGCTGCCCGCGGGCACCGACGAGCCGGTCGGGCTCTCCGCGACCCAGCTTCCGGCTCCGTCGCCGACCGCCGGGCCGCGCGCTCCGACCAAGACCTTCGCCATCGGTACGCGGAGCCTCAGCCTCTCCCGATCGGGGCGCTCCCTGCCGACCACGGTGTGGTACCCGGCGACGTCGAAGGGGTCCAACACCCCCGTGGCCGCCGGAGTCTTCCCGGTGCTCGTCTTCAGCCACGGCCTCAACGGGCTCCCGGAGTACTACCAGCAGCTCACCACCCGCTTCGCCGCCGCCGGGTTCGTCGTCGCGGCACCCGCCTACCCCTTCACCAAGAAGGGCGCGTCCCCGTTCAACGCCGGTGACATGGGCAACCAGCCCGCTGACGCGTCCTATGTGGTCACCAAGGTGCTCGAGCTCAACACCAGGTCGGGGGACCGGTTCGCCGGGCACCTCGACGGGTCCCACGTCGGCGCGGCCGGGCACTCGGCGGGTGGCTTCACCACGGCGGGGATGCTCGCGTCCGGGAAGCGGGACACCCGGATCAAGGCCGGGATCGTCATCGCGGGCGGTCCGATGGGCACCTTCAGCGGGCCGAGAACCCCGGTGCTCTTCGTGCACGGAGACAAGGACGGCACGGTCTCCTGGGCGACCGGGCACAACGCGTACGCCAAGCTGAGCTGGCCGAAGGCCTTCCTCACCGAGATCGGCCAGGGCCACGGCGAGTACCTCGGCCCCGGCGCGAAGGGCTTCGACCAGATGATGCGCACGATGCTCGACTTCCTGCGCTGGGCGCTCTACGGCGACACCACGGCTAAGGGGCGCCTCGCCAAGGGCGCCGTGACCTCGGGGGTCACGCGCTATGAGTCCAAGCTCTAG
- a CDS encoding ABC transporter ATP-binding protein yields MRRWLPILSLLPHAGRATVAASALLNVVFGLLPIAVIWWMSLLLATVPHAATEGIGIALALTVGSLALQQLLGPFQTALAEVISRRIDGHCVQLLLATSFRDAPIATLEQPGVLDRLADIRSAFDRTTASPGDAAAATLALLARYVQLAGAVLLIAVVLDPLTALVVGATAIVIRFGQRGSLGRFGAMWDGLTANRRRLHYVRTLATGTDAAKEIRVLGLRGWLGDRLRAENDGYLQPFWAGRRRLLMWPFVGFATVGLLGAALALAQLARGTAAGELSLLQFAVAVQAVLIPIRFGVYFPECDVQTQFGTRSYTALTDFIALAGVPDAPPPPPRGAADRPVLRPSTPRFAARRDGGGPVGAIRFEGVAFGYPGGHRVFTSLDLELPAGRSTAIVGLNGAGKTTLVKLLARFYDPDGGRITVGGTDLAELDPRQWQRRLAVIFQDFNRYELSAAENIGLGDTDEAALLRAADRAGARDVVDSLPGGLTTNLFSRYADGRDLSGGQWQRIALARALHAVHSGASVLILDEPTAQLDVRAEVEFYDQFLTRTEGLTSIVISHRFSTVRRADHIVVLEHGTVVERGDHDSLLAADGRYAEMFHLQASRFAAVGEVAA; encoded by the coding sequence ATGCGGCGGTGGCTGCCCATCCTGTCGTTGCTCCCCCACGCCGGTCGCGCAACGGTCGCCGCCTCGGCGCTGCTCAACGTCGTCTTCGGCCTGCTGCCGATCGCCGTCATCTGGTGGATGAGCCTGCTGCTGGCGACGGTGCCCCACGCCGCGACCGAGGGCATCGGGATCGCCCTGGCGCTCACCGTCGGATCGCTGGCGCTGCAGCAGCTCCTCGGCCCCTTCCAGACCGCCCTCGCCGAGGTGATCTCCCGGCGGATCGACGGCCACTGCGTGCAGCTCCTGCTCGCGACCTCCTTCCGCGATGCTCCGATCGCCACACTGGAGCAGCCCGGCGTCCTGGACAGGCTCGCCGACATACGCTCCGCCTTCGACCGCACCACGGCCTCGCCCGGTGACGCGGCGGCGGCGACCCTCGCCCTGCTCGCACGGTATGTCCAGCTCGCCGGCGCCGTCCTGCTCATCGCCGTGGTGCTGGACCCGCTCACCGCCCTCGTGGTCGGTGCCACCGCGATCGTCATCCGCTTCGGCCAGCGCGGCTCGCTCGGCCGCTTCGGCGCCATGTGGGACGGGCTCACCGCCAACCGCCGCCGCCTGCACTACGTCCGCACCCTCGCCACCGGCACGGACGCGGCGAAGGAGATCCGCGTACTCGGCCTGCGGGGCTGGCTCGGCGACCGGCTCCGGGCGGAGAACGACGGCTACCTGCAACCGTTCTGGGCGGGTCGGCGGCGCCTGCTGATGTGGCCGTTCGTGGGCTTCGCGACCGTGGGGCTCCTCGGGGCCGCCCTCGCCCTCGCACAGCTCGCCAGGGGCACTGCGGCGGGCGAGCTGAGCCTGCTGCAGTTCGCCGTCGCGGTGCAGGCGGTCCTCATCCCGATCCGGTTCGGCGTCTATTTCCCCGAGTGCGACGTGCAGACCCAGTTCGGCACCCGCTCCTATACCGCACTCACCGACTTCATCGCGCTGGCCGGCGTGCCGGACGCCCCGCCGCCCCCGCCACGCGGTGCGGCGGACCGGCCCGTCCTCAGGCCCTCGACACCACGCTTCGCCGCACGGCGTGACGGCGGCGGGCCGGTCGGGGCGATCCGGTTCGAGGGGGTCGCGTTCGGCTATCCCGGCGGGCACCGGGTCTTCACCTCGCTCGACCTGGAGCTGCCCGCCGGACGGTCGACCGCGATCGTCGGGCTCAACGGGGCGGGCAAGACCACGCTGGTCAAGCTGCTCGCCCGCTTCTACGACCCCGACGGGGGCCGGATCACCGTGGGCGGCACCGACCTCGCCGAGCTCGACCCCCGCCAGTGGCAGCGCCGACTCGCCGTCATCTTCCAGGACTTCAACCGCTATGAGCTCAGCGCCGCCGAGAACATCGGGCTCGGCGACACCGACGAGGCCGCGCTGCTGCGGGCCGCAGACCGCGCCGGTGCGCGCGACGTCGTCGACTCACTCCCCGGCGGCCTGACAACCAACCTCTTCTCCCGGTACGCCGACGGCCGGGACCTCTCCGGCGGGCAGTGGCAGCGCATCGCCCTCGCCCGAGCCCTCCACGCCGTCCACTCAGGAGCGTCCGTGCTGATCCTCGACGAGCCGACCGCGCAGCTAGACGTGCGGGCGGAGGTGGAGTTCTACGACCAGTTCCTCACGCGAACCGAGGGCCTGACCAGCATCGTCATCTCGCACCGCTTCTCCACGGTGCGCCGCGCCGACCACATCGTGGTGCTGGAGCACGGCACCGTCGTCGAGCGCGGCGACCACGACAGCCTCCTCGCCGCCGACGGCCGGTACGCCGAGATGTTCCACCTCCAGGCGAGCCGCTTCGCCGCCGTCGGGGAGGTCGCCGCGTGA
- a CDS encoding ABC transporter ATP-binding protein: MRSLGAAIVFLVRLAVRTDRRRFVIGVGLLFIGYLSTPFVGLLLRDFTNSALAGAAGTATLFAAGVALLLVFELMMGHFAHLYYFELGEQCGAKLEDELLQIANGTPGLAHLDDPEFADTLALTRQDVGQTRPALEGVLHLTGLLLRAGVTTVILAFVNPWLVLLPLAAVPPVLIAKRAQGLANRAREANAERTRLTGHLLELAADADAVKEIRLFGADRHLMARQAETWSEATAAIWRAYRRAAALRASGQLLFALAYGTSILLVIDQAVAGTANVGDVILVVTLAVQISVQVASALGLLAILQAAGRTVERLAMLRERATPAPPGRKQAPRRLRKGIRLEHVTFGYGDETVLDEVSLRIPAGSIVAVVGENGAGKSTLVKLLCGFYEPTGGRITVDGTDLRSFAADAWHGGIAMLFQDFAKLELRLRDNVGVGDLPRIGDDAALTDALVRARATETRDRVPGGLDGALGRAYADGAELSGGQWQSLGLARALMRPTPLLLALDEPAAALDAAAEHALFERFATTARAARRESGAVTLFVSHRFSTVRLADLIVVLADGRVTEQGTHDQLMARNGLYAELFTLQARVYR, translated from the coding sequence GTGAGAAGCCTCGGCGCAGCGATCGTGTTCCTGGTCCGGCTGGCGGTGCGTACCGATCGGCGGCGCTTCGTCATCGGGGTCGGGCTGCTCTTCATCGGCTACCTGTCGACGCCCTTCGTCGGCCTGCTGCTGCGGGACTTCACCAACTCCGCGCTCGCCGGTGCGGCCGGGACGGCGACGCTCTTCGCCGCCGGAGTCGCCCTGCTGCTCGTCTTCGAGCTGATGATGGGGCACTTCGCGCACCTGTACTACTTCGAGCTCGGTGAGCAGTGCGGCGCGAAGCTCGAGGATGAGCTGCTGCAGATCGCCAACGGCACCCCCGGCCTCGCCCACCTCGACGATCCCGAGTTCGCCGACACCCTCGCCCTGACCCGCCAGGACGTCGGGCAGACCCGGCCCGCCCTGGAGGGTGTGCTGCACCTGACCGGGCTGCTCCTGCGGGCCGGGGTCACCACGGTGATCCTCGCCTTCGTCAACCCCTGGCTCGTCCTGCTGCCGCTGGCGGCCGTGCCACCCGTACTCATCGCGAAACGGGCCCAGGGCCTCGCCAACCGGGCGAGGGAGGCCAACGCCGAGCGGACCCGGCTCACCGGCCACCTGCTGGAGCTCGCCGCCGACGCCGACGCCGTCAAGGAGATCCGCCTCTTCGGCGCCGACCGGCACCTGATGGCCCGGCAGGCCGAGACCTGGTCCGAGGCGACGGCCGCCATCTGGCGGGCCTATCGGCGAGCCGCCGCCCTCCGCGCGAGCGGCCAGCTCCTCTTCGCCCTCGCCTACGGCACCTCGATCCTGCTCGTCATCGATCAAGCCGTGGCGGGCACCGCGAACGTCGGCGACGTCATCCTCGTGGTGACCCTCGCCGTGCAGATCAGCGTGCAGGTCGCGAGCGCGCTCGGCCTGCTCGCGATCCTGCAGGCCGCCGGTCGCACCGTCGAGCGGCTGGCGATGCTGCGCGAGCGCGCCACACCCGCCCCGCCCGGCCGCAAGCAGGCACCGCGCCGACTGCGCAAGGGCATCAGGCTGGAGCACGTCACCTTCGGCTACGGCGACGAGACCGTGCTCGACGAGGTCTCGCTGCGCATCCCGGCGGGCAGCATCGTCGCGGTCGTCGGCGAGAACGGCGCGGGCAAGAGCACGCTCGTGAAGCTCCTGTGTGGATTCTACGAGCCGACCGGCGGGCGGATCACCGTCGACGGCACCGATCTGCGCTCGTTCGCCGCCGACGCCTGGCACGGCGGGATCGCCATGCTCTTCCAGGACTTCGCCAAGCTGGAGCTGCGGCTGCGCGACAACGTCGGGGTGGGCGACCTACCGCGGATCGGCGACGACGCGGCGCTGACCGACGCGCTCGTCCGGGCACGCGCCACGGAAACACGGGACCGGGTGCCGGGAGGGCTCGACGGCGCGCTCGGTCGGGCGTACGCCGATGGTGCCGAACTCTCGGGCGGGCAGTGGCAGTCGCTGGGCCTGGCCCGCGCGCTGATGCGGCCGACCCCGCTGCTGCTGGCGCTCGACGAGCCGGCCGCCGCCCTGGACGCTGCGGCCGAGCACGCGCTCTTCGAACGGTTCGCCACGACGGCCCGGGCCGCCCGCCGGGAGTCAGGTGCCGTGACCCTCTTCGTCTCGCACCGCTTCTCCACGGTGCGCCTGGCCGACCTGATCGTGGTCCTCGCCGACGGCCGCGTCACCGAACAGGGCACCCACGACCAGCTGATGGCGAGAAACGGCCTCTACGCCGAACTCTTCACCCTCCAGGCACGGGTCTACCGGTGA
- a CDS encoding serine/threonine-protein kinase, which yields MGGRYRLQQQIGQGGMAAVWQAYDTVLERVVAVKLLTPEHTQDAHAYDRAHNEARYAARIGHPNVAAVYDFGTSRRAGLGAAYLVMELIEGPRLVDYLRQGPMDWRFAVKVCAEVAAGLAAAHGHGIVHRDIKPANVVITPAGAKILDFGIAAMTGTPDRNADGSMVGTAGYMAPERVEGHHPVTPASDMYALGVLLHQCLAAGRPPPPGPLPEPDALHLFPELLVLPTVEDLAPRVATIWAGCMRDDPVQRPTAVAAALILSVCVDAQVYVPVVTPSRPPTSTSSGFVDSFDAETMEHRPDLTALPTEGWQRPE from the coding sequence TTGGGAGGTCGTTACCGGCTGCAACAGCAGATCGGCCAGGGTGGCATGGCCGCCGTCTGGCAGGCCTACGACACCGTGCTCGAGCGCGTGGTCGCGGTCAAGCTGCTGACGCCCGAGCACACCCAGGACGCCCACGCCTACGACCGGGCGCACAACGAGGCCCGCTACGCGGCGCGGATCGGGCACCCCAACGTCGCCGCCGTCTATGACTTCGGCACCTCCCGGCGGGCCGGTCTCGGTGCCGCCTACCTGGTGATGGAGCTGATCGAGGGGCCACGGCTCGTCGACTACCTGCGCCAGGGGCCGATGGACTGGCGGTTCGCGGTGAAGGTCTGCGCCGAGGTCGCCGCCGGTCTCGCCGCCGCGCACGGCCACGGCATCGTGCACCGCGACATCAAACCGGCGAACGTCGTCATCACCCCCGCCGGTGCGAAGATCCTCGACTTCGGGATCGCCGCCATGACCGGCACCCCCGATCGCAACGCCGACGGCAGCATGGTCGGCACGGCCGGCTACATGGCACCCGAGCGGGTCGAGGGCCACCACCCCGTCACCCCCGCCAGCGACATGTACGCGCTCGGCGTACTCCTGCACCAGTGCCTCGCCGCGGGCCGCCCCCCGCCGCCCGGACCCCTGCCGGAGCCCGACGCCCTGCACCTCTTCCCGGAGCTGCTGGTCCTGCCGACGGTGGAGGACCTCGCACCCCGGGTGGCGACGATCTGGGCGGGCTGCATGCGGGACGACCCGGTGCAGCGGCCCACCGCGGTCGCGGCCGCGCTGATCCTCTCGGTCTGCGTCGATGCCCAGGTCTACGTGCCGGTGGTGACGCCCTCCCGGCCGCCGACCTCGACCAGCTCGGGCTTCGTCGATTCCTTCGACGCGGAGACGATGGAGCATCGTCCGGACCTGACCGCGTTGCCCACCGAGGGCTGGCAGCGGCCGGAGTAA
- a CDS encoding cytochrome P450, protein MELQALLSEAGRVNPYQLYAQLHSAGAASHLDVSKDGYDLAVFGYDAVNQLLRDGRFRQLDADYLDVHSPRWREHPVLQTLRDSIFFTDGPEHARLRRLVGQLFTARRVAVMEPAITKLIHDRLDRIAQLGADGDTVDFMAEFAYAVPSCVIGDLLGVPEADRGWMRPRVLAISAIFELDGSTWPNMTRADAATRELTAYFAGLVAQRRLDPRDDLISDLARLQAETPGVFSDAELIANLITLFNAGFVTTTHLFGNGLAILADRPELRDELVESPERAPSYVEEILRVEPPAHFVVRYASSAETVGGLPCDEGSTILVMLGAANRDPSIYAEPDVFDPSRFDAGGPVTPILTFGAGGHYCLGAAMTRLEGAIAFPAIFERFPGLHLATEPPPPTQLMFRGHDVLPIRLR, encoded by the coding sequence ATGGAGCTACAGGCACTGCTCTCGGAAGCTGGCCGGGTAAACCCCTACCAGCTGTATGCGCAGCTGCACAGTGCCGGTGCGGCGAGCCATCTCGATGTGTCGAAAGACGGCTACGACCTCGCCGTCTTCGGCTATGACGCCGTCAACCAGCTCCTGCGCGACGGCAGGTTCCGCCAGCTCGACGCCGACTACCTCGACGTGCACAGCCCGCGCTGGCGCGAGCACCCCGTGCTGCAGACGTTGCGCGACTCCATCTTCTTCACCGACGGGCCCGAGCACGCCAGGCTGCGCCGCCTCGTCGGGCAGCTCTTCACGGCCCGCCGGGTCGCGGTCATGGAGCCGGCGATCACCAAGCTGATCCACGACCGGCTCGACCGGATCGCGCAGCTCGGTGCCGACGGCGACACCGTCGACTTCATGGCCGAGTTCGCCTACGCCGTGCCCAGCTGCGTCATCGGCGACCTGCTCGGCGTGCCCGAGGCGGACCGGGGCTGGATGCGGCCGAGGGTGCTCGCGATCAGCGCCATCTTCGAGCTCGACGGGAGCACCTGGCCCAACATGACCAGGGCCGACGCGGCGACGCGGGAGCTGACCGCCTATTTCGCGGGACTCGTGGCGCAGCGGCGGCTCGACCCCCGCGACGACCTGATCAGCGACCTGGCCCGGCTGCAGGCCGAGACTCCCGGCGTCTTCAGCGATGCCGAGCTCATCGCCAACCTGATCACCCTCTTCAACGCGGGCTTCGTCACCACCACCCACCTCTTCGGCAACGGGCTCGCCATCCTCGCCGACCGGCCGGAGCTCCGCGACGAGCTGGTCGAGTCGCCCGAGCGGGCCCCCTCCTATGTGGAGGAGATTCTGCGGGTCGAGCCGCCGGCCCACTTCGTCGTGCGGTACGCGTCCAGCGCCGAGACCGTCGGCGGGCTCCCCTGTGACGAGGGCAGCACCATCCTCGTCATGCTCGGTGCCGCCAACCGCGACCCGAGCATCTATGCGGAGCCCGATGTCTTCGACCCGAGCCGGTTCGACGCGGGCGGCCCGGTCACGCCGATCCTCACCTTCGGCGCGGGCGGCCACTACTGCCTCGGTGCGGCGATGACCCGGCTCGAAGGCGCCATCGCCTTTCCGGCGATCTTCGAACGCTTCCCGGGGCTGCACCTCGCCACCGAGCCGCCGCCGCCGACCCAGCTCATGTTCCGTGGTCACGACGTGCTCCCGATCAGGCTGCGCTGA
- a CDS encoding LPXTG cell wall anchor domain-containing protein, whose protein sequence is MLRPSLLPRGGARLAAVAAVAVLAFAGAAPAQAAPPTTDQPAAAAGGWLARQLVDGERFESDFGGGLVYPDQGLTLDAVLAFAAAGVAGDNADKALAWLADADTLAGYIGDGTDESYAGAHAKLMLAVQVQGKNPASFGGVDLDSRLRALMAASGRFVDKSAYGDYSNGFSQALAVLALDRTAAGVPAAAVTYLAGTQCADGGFPLYLEQPTCASDVDSTGMVVQALIAAGDSANATEGVEWLLTKQKADGGFGGSGPTSGENANSTGLAAQALRVAGRATAANKAVAYLTKLQVGCAGAVADRGGVAYDGTGFDAANANRATAQAILGLSGHGFAELDGAQAADAAPVLLCATASPSPSASVPASPSTSGSASPVPGEGGGLPVTGQPVALLIWSGAALVGIGAVAFVVGRRRRRLSEPAA, encoded by the coding sequence ATGCTGCGTCCATCCCTCCTCCCGCGCGGCGGCGCGCGGCTTGCCGCCGTCGCCGCTGTCGCGGTTCTGGCCTTTGCCGGTGCCGCTCCCGCGCAGGCCGCGCCGCCCACCACCGATCAGCCCGCAGCGGCGGCCGGCGGCTGGCTCGCCCGCCAGCTCGTCGACGGCGAGCGGTTCGAGTCCGACTTCGGCGGCGGTCTCGTCTACCCCGACCAGGGGCTCACCCTCGACGCCGTGCTCGCCTTCGCGGCGGCCGGGGTCGCCGGTGACAACGCGGACAAGGCCCTCGCCTGGCTCGCCGATGCCGACACGCTCGCGGGCTACATCGGCGACGGGACCGACGAGTCCTATGCCGGTGCGCACGCCAAGCTGATGCTCGCGGTGCAGGTCCAGGGCAAGAACCCGGCCTCCTTCGGCGGCGTCGACCTCGACTCCCGGCTGCGCGCGCTGATGGCCGCGTCGGGTCGGTTCGTCGACAAGTCGGCCTACGGCGACTACAGCAACGGCTTCAGCCAAGCCCTCGCCGTGCTCGCCCTCGACCGCACCGCCGCCGGTGTGCCCGCCGCCGCGGTGACCTACCTCGCCGGTACGCAGTGCGCCGACGGCGGTTTCCCGCTCTACCTGGAGCAGCCGACCTGTGCCTCCGATGTGGACTCGACCGGCATGGTCGTGCAGGCGCTGATCGCCGCGGGCGACTCCGCCAACGCCACCGAGGGCGTGGAGTGGCTGCTCACCAAGCAGAAGGCCGACGGCGGCTTCGGCGGCAGCGGCCCCACCTCGGGTGAGAACGCCAACAGCACCGGCCTCGCCGCGCAGGCCCTGCGGGTCGCGGGCCGCGCCACCGCCGCCAACAAGGCGGTCGCCTACCTCACGAAGCTCCAGGTCGGCTGCGCGGGCGCGGTCGCCGACCGGGGCGGGGTCGCCTACGACGGGACCGGGTTCGACGCCGCCAACGCCAACCGGGCCACCGCGCAGGCGATCCTGGGCCTTTCCGGGCACGGATTCGCCGAGCTCGACGGCGCGCAGGCCGCCGACGCCGCGCCGGTGCTGCTCTGCGCGACGGCATCCCCCTCGCCGTCCGCCTCCGTTCCCGCTTCGCCGTCGACGAGCGGCTCCGCGTCCCCCGTGCCGGGTGAGGGCGGCGGCCTGCCGGTCACCGGCCAGCCCGTCGCGCTGCTCATCTGGAGCGGTGCCGCACTGGTCGGCATCGGTGCGGTCGCCTTCGTGGTCGGTCGCCGCCGTCGTCGCCTGAGCGAACCGGCTGCATGA
- a CDS encoding family 2 encapsulin nanocompartment cargo protein terpene cyclase, with the protein MQPFELPPFYLPYPARLNPHVQSAREHTTAWAREMGMLEGSGIWTQDDLDAHDYALLCAYTHPDCSAEELDLVTDWYVWVFFFDDHFLEEFKRSRDQAGAKAYLDRLGQFMPVHPTGDVPEPTNPVEKGLADLWARTTPSMSVGWRTRFVECTEHLLEESRWELANISEGRVSNPVEYIEMRRKVGGAPWSACLVEHAAGAEVPDAVAASRPLRVLRDCFADAVHLRNDLFSYQREIEEEGELSNGVLVFEKFLGYDTQRSADAVNDLLTSRLQQFENTVFTELPPLFEEHRLTPQERLAVGAYVKGLQDWQSGGHEWHMRSSRYMNGATRGSEPELGVFHPGPVGLGTAAARLGLTPEMLGARVRTFTHVPFQRVGPTALPEFYMPYQLRLNPHLDSARSSCVEWSHRMGFLAPQPGLAGSGLWTEKQLIGFDFPICSAGIDPDGSAADMDLSSGWLTWGTYGDDYLPQIFGRTKDLTGAKAFNERLNAYMPLDCGETPLPTNPVEKGLADLWHRTASPMTDGARQEFRATVQVMTASWIWELANEIQHRIPDPVDYIEMRRKTFGSDMTMALARISHGQAVPPEIYRTSPMRALENSAQDYACLLNDIFSYQKEIEFEGELHNCVLVVQNFLNCDRVTAVAIVNDLMTSRLQQFEHLVAVELPALFDDYGLDAQARQVLGAYVVELQDWMVAIVHWHRVTRRYPESELGHTSAVRPQLIRPTGLGTSAARILSLRGA; encoded by the coding sequence ATGCAACCTTTCGAACTTCCCCCGTTCTACCTGCCCTACCCTGCCCGGTTGAACCCGCACGTGCAGAGCGCCCGCGAGCACACGACGGCGTGGGCCCGCGAGATGGGGATGCTGGAGGGGTCCGGGATCTGGACCCAGGACGACCTCGACGCCCATGACTATGCGCTGCTCTGCGCATACACCCACCCGGACTGCTCGGCCGAGGAGCTCGATCTCGTCACCGACTGGTATGTCTGGGTCTTCTTCTTCGACGACCACTTCCTGGAGGAGTTCAAGCGCAGCCGCGACCAGGCGGGCGCGAAGGCCTACCTCGACCGGCTCGGCCAGTTCATGCCGGTGCACCCCACCGGCGACGTGCCCGAGCCGACCAACCCGGTCGAGAAGGGCCTCGCCGACCTGTGGGCGCGCACGACGCCGTCGATGTCGGTGGGCTGGCGCACCCGCTTCGTCGAGTGCACCGAGCACCTGCTCGAGGAGTCGCGCTGGGAACTCGCCAACATCAGCGAGGGCCGCGTCTCCAACCCGGTGGAGTACATCGAGATGCGGCGCAAGGTCGGCGGCGCGCCCTGGTCGGCCTGCCTCGTCGAGCACGCCGCCGGTGCCGAGGTGCCCGACGCCGTCGCCGCGAGCCGCCCCCTGCGCGTGCTGCGGGACTGCTTCGCCGACGCCGTCCACCTGCGCAACGACCTCTTCTCCTATCAGCGGGAGATCGAGGAGGAGGGCGAGCTCAGCAACGGCGTGCTCGTCTTCGAGAAGTTCCTCGGCTATGACACGCAGCGCTCCGCCGATGCCGTCAACGACCTGCTCACCTCGCGGCTGCAGCAGTTCGAGAACACCGTCTTCACCGAGCTGCCGCCGCTGTTCGAGGAGCACCGGCTCACGCCGCAGGAGCGGCTCGCGGTCGGCGCCTATGTCAAGGGCCTGCAGGACTGGCAGTCCGGCGGGCACGAGTGGCACATGCGGTCCAGCCGATACATGAACGGTGCGACCCGGGGATCCGAGCCCGAGCTCGGCGTCTTCCACCCAGGTCCGGTGGGGCTCGGCACGGCCGCCGCCCGGCTGGGGCTCACGCCGGAGATGCTCGGCGCCCGGGTGCGTACCTTCACCCACGTGCCCTTCCAGCGGGTCGGCCCGACCGCGCTGCCCGAGTTCTACATGCCCTACCAGCTGCGGCTCAACCCGCATCTCGACAGCGCGCGGAGCAGCTGCGTCGAGTGGTCGCACCGGATGGGCTTCCTCGCGCCGCAGCCGGGCCTCGCCGGCTCCGGTCTCTGGACCGAGAAGCAGCTGATCGGCTTCGACTTCCCGATCTGCTCGGCCGGGATCGACCCGGACGGCTCGGCCGCCGACATGGACCTCTCGTCGGGCTGGCTGACCTGGGGCACCTACGGTGACGACTACCTGCCGCAGATCTTCGGCCGGACCAAGGACCTGACCGGGGCTAAGGCCTTCAACGAGCGGCTCAACGCCTACATGCCGCTCGACTGCGGCGAGACACCGCTGCCGACCAATCCGGTCGAGAAGGGCCTCGCCGACCTGTGGCACCGCACCGCGTCGCCGATGACCGACGGCGCGCGGCAGGAGTTCCGCGCGACGGTGCAGGTCATGACGGCGAGCTGGATCTGGGAGCTCGCCAACGAGATCCAGCACCGGATCCCCGATCCCGTCGACTACATCGAGATGCGGCGCAAGACCTTCGGCTCCGACATGACGATGGCCCTCGCCCGGATCTCGCACGGCCAGGCGGTGCCGCCGGAGATCTATCGGACATCACCGATGCGAGCACTGGAGAACTCGGCCCAGGACTACGCCTGCCTGCTCAACGACATCTTCTCCTACCAGAAGGAGATCGAGTTCGAGGGCGAGCTGCACAACTGCGTACTGGTGGTGCAGAACTTCCTCAACTGCGACCGGGTCACGGCAGTCGCGATCGTCAACGACCTGATGACGTCGCGGCTGCAGCAGTTCGAGCACCTCGTCGCCGTGGAGCTGCCCGCGCTCTTCGACGACTACGGTCTGGACGCTCAGGCGCGCCAGGTCCTCGGCGCCTACGTCGTGGAGCTGCAGGACTGGATGGTCGCGATCGTCCACTGGCACCGGGTCACCCGGCGCTACCCGGAGTCGGAGCTGGGCCACACCTCGGCCGTGCGGCCGCAGCTCATCCGGCCCACCGGTCTGGGGACCTCGGCGGCGCGGATCCTGTCCCTGCGCGGAGCCTAG